Part of the Rhodococcus sp. OK302 genome is shown below.
CAATCATCGCGGCACCGATGGCGGAAGTGATGTGATCGTAAGCAGGCGCAATATCGGTCGATAATGGCCCCAGAGTATAGAACGGCGCTTCCTCACACAGTTCTTCCTCAAGTCGCACATTCTCTACGATCTTGTGCATAGGCACGTGGCCCGGACCTTCGATCATTACCTGTACGCCATGAGATTTCGCGATTTTCGTTAGTTCGCCAAGAGTTCGAAGCTCGGCGAACTGAGCCTCATCGTTGGCATCCGCGATCGACCCGGGTCGCAATCCGTCACCTAGCGAAAATGTGACGTCATAGCGGTGCAGAATCTCGCAGAGCTCCTCGAAGTGGGTGTACAAGAAAGACTCTCGATGGTGGGCGAGACACCAAGCCGCCATGATAGAACCGCCCCGGGAAACGATTCCCGTCACCCGTTTGACTGTAAGCGGGATGTAGCGAAGCAGAACACCTGCATGGACGGTCATATAGTCAACGCCCTGCTCGCACTGTTCGATCACGGTGTCGCGGTACAACTCCCAGGTCAGAGCAGTCGGGTCACCATTAACTTTCTCGAGAGCCTGATAAATCGGAACTGTTCCCACCGGAACCGGCGAATTACGCAGGATCCACTCTCTGGTCTCGTGGATGTTCTTCCCAGTCGATAGGTCCATGATGGTGTCGGCACCCCATCGGATTGCCCACACCATCTTCTCGACCTCTTCAGTGATCGAAGACGTGACGGCACTGTTACCGATATTCGCGTTGATTTTGACCGCGAATGCCTTGCCGATGATCATGGGTTCGAGTTCGGGATGGCGACGGTTCGCCGGGATCACTGCACGTCCCGCCGCAACTTCCTCTCGGATGAACTCCGGTGAGACATCTTCCCGAATAGCGCAGTACTGCACCTCGGGGGTGATGATGCCGGCGCGAGCAGCGTCGAGTTGAGTGCCCTCTCGCTCGGTCGACCGCGGCCCGCGGCGGCGGGGCAACCCAGCCGCGACGTCGATGACGACGTCCGTGTCGGTGTAAGGGCCGGAAGTGTCGTACACGTCGAGATGGTCGCCGTTGCTGAGTTGGATTCGTCGTGCCGGGACCCGAATCCCGCCGAATCCTTCGGTGTATTTCTTGATGCTGCCCTGGATCGGGCCGGTTGTGACAGAGGCGATTGCGGATACAGCTGTGCCCATTGTGGATGCTCCCTACGCCGGCATTACCCGGTCAGGTTCGACGGTCGACGGCCCTAGCCGTCCTCTCAGCCCGCTGGTGCGAGCCCCCGTGGACTACGTCTGTGACGCACGGATGTGCCATCACTGGATCCAGATGCTACCCGCTTGCACGTGGCACCTCTCATCGGCCCTCACAAGCCCTGTACGACAATGTAATCCGTGTCGACTACACCTGCCCACACCTGCGCAAGGTGCTCCGCCAGGCTCGTTCGCGGTCGGAAGTGAAAGTTCGTCATCGCTCTAGCACTGCCGGACCGCTCGATAATGTCATTCACCGTCGACGCTGCGTAGCTGACTCTATTGAGCTCGGCATCGTAGATTCGAAAGCTGGATCTCTACGCCACGCCGAGGATTCGGCCGGTGCGGTCGAGGTTTACGTCAACAGCATCCTGATCTGCATCTACTTGGGTTTCGAGGCCGGGCATGAGTATCCGCAATGTCGACTCCCATCGTTCGCGGTAGGCCGGGAAGCACCTAGTGAGAAGGTCGACCATCACAGAAGGCGCAATCGAGGCGCCCGGTGACGCGCCGAGCAGGCCGGCAATGGTCCCATCGGCACCGACGACCAATTCAGTCCCGAAGGTCAGCACGCCGATCTTACGGGGGTGCGGCTTGATCAACTGGGCACGCTGACCAGCCTGGACCAACTCCCAGTCAGCGGGGTCGGCGCCGGGGTAGAAATGCCTCAGCTGTGCGAACTTTCGTTTCCGTGAGGCCAGCAACTCACCGATCAAATAGCGCAGAAGCGGCAGGTTCTGGATGCCGACTGCCAGGAGCGGGGCGATGTTGCGTAGCCGGATAGTGGTGAACAAATCGACGAGACGACCTCTCCTGAGAAGCCGGGTGCTGAACGTCGCGTAGGGACCGAACATCAGAGACTCGATGCCGGCGACGACACGCTTGTCGAGGTGGGGTACAGACATCGGCGGGGCACCGACGGATGCTTGACTGTAAACCTTCGCGGAGTGCTGTGCAACGACATCGGGGTTGTCGGTTCGTAGGAATTGCGCACCGAGGGGAAACACTGCATAGCCGCGGACCTCTGGAATCTTGGCCTTCTGCAGGAGCTTGAGGGCATATCCTCCAGCACCGACGAAGACGAACCGGGACTTGATCCGGAAGCGATCGCCGCAACTGTGGTCGCGGCCTGTCACGGTCCACTGACCGGTGCCTCCCCGGGAAAGCCCGATGACTTCGTGTCGCAGGCGGATCTGTGCGCCGCGGTCGACCATGACGTCGGTCAGTGCCCGAGTCAGTGCACCGAAGTCGATGTCGGTGCCGCCTTCGTAGCGCGTTGCGGCGATCGACCCGGCATCGGTGCGTCCGTCCATCAACAGGGGCGCCCATTGTCGGACGAGGTCGGGATCCTCGGTGTGCTCCATCGCAGAGAACAACGGCGAGCGGCGCAGTGTGACAAACCGATTTCGCAGGTATTCGACGTCGCGGTCGCCGAATACGACGTCCATGTGCGGTGTCGGGTTGATGAACGACGCACAAGCGGGGAGGTCACCATCCTCAACGAGTGCGGCCCAGAACTGGCGTGAGAGATGAAACTGGCGTCCGATGGTCTCGGCCTTCGTCGAGTCGCCGGGATCAGGCATGTAGTTGAGTTCGCACAGCCCGGCATGGCCCGTGCCGGCATTGTTCCACGGACTCGAACTCTCGCCTGCAAGTTCGTCGAGCCTCTCGAGCATGACAATCGACCAGTCGGGCTGCAACCTGGCAAGCAATGCCCCCAACGTCGCGGACATGATGCCGCCTCCGACGAGGACGAGGTCGACCACCTCGTCTCCGATACCCGTTCCGCCGCTTACCGATTCACTGTGGTTCATGGGATCACACTCCTTGCCTCCGGACGTGGCATCCAGGGTGCTCCCCCAGCACTCATCCGTCCAATGAATGAATCGAGGTCTTATGATCTAAATATGGATCGGTTTCTGTCGGACGAGGCTGCGGCTACAGTTCCGTTATTGGCTGCCTTCGACACCGCAGCACGCGAAGGCCACATCACCCGCGCCGCCGACTTGTTGGGAGTGCCACAGTCGTCATTGAGTCGACGCCTCAAAGCGTTGGAACAAACGCTGGGAGTTTCTCTGTTCCAACAGGTCGGCCGCGGAGTCGCCCTCACCGCCGCCGGACGTGAACTCCATGAACGAACCGGCGACCTCGTGTGGGCCCTCGACGACGCGGTGAACGCGGTGCGCAGCAACGCCGACCCCGACAGCGGCCTCGTGCGTTTCGGGTTCCCGCTCACTCTCGGACCTGTGAGCATTCCCTCGATGCTCGCCGAGTTCCACCAGGAGGCACCGAGAATCCGACTTCATCTTGTGCAAGCACATGGCGAAGCACTTGCCGGAATGGTGCGCGATGGTCGCCTCGATCTCGCGGTGATGATCCCGCCACCGGACGACCTGCCTGTGACTGTCTTGGGGCGCCAACGCCTCCTGCTTCATGTCGCACGCACCCATCCCCTGGCCGGACGAGCGGAGGTCGACCTCGCCGAACTCACAGAGGAACAGTTCATCGCCAACCCGCCGTCCTATCACTTGAGGAAGTCCCTCGACTCATGTTGCACTACTGAAGGATTCACTCCAAACGTAGCCTTCGAGATCAGCGAGTTCGAGACGATCCGCGTTCTTGTCGGGCACGGCCTCGGCATCGCTGTGCTGCCATCCGCGGAAACCCCACATCCCGATCTCGTGACCATACCCATGCCCCGGGTAGGCGATCGGACCATCGGACTCGCAACGGGCAATCATCAGTCGACCGCCGCCGTGGCACGACTCCATGACCACATCGCTCACCACACCCACAAATTCATCACGAACGCCGCGATGCCGGCTACATAAGAACCTGCCGCACGAGCACCCCTTGCCGAGCACTTCTGCGTTCCTAGGCGTATCGAATGGTCTGCGCGACAGCGACCTCCACCATCACGTTGCCGAGAGGCAACAACTCCGGCTCACAAGCTGCCGATAACTCTGCACCGATCTGCAAGATTTCGCCGGGACACCTCAATTGCGAAACTTATACGGTCATACCCGTGCAGTACTCCTGCAAGAACGTGCAGTTCGCAAGAGACACCCGCCTCGTGCAGACCTTGCGCGTAGGCGATGCACTCGTCCCTGAAGATGTCGAGTTCGCCCACCTCGATATAAGCGGCGGGAAGCCCGGAGAAATCCTCCAGGCGAGCAGGCACGGCAACCGGGGAAACTGCATCGGTTCCGAAATCATCCCCCAACACAGCTTTCCAACACGTCCAGTTGTTGTCATAAGTCCATGCGACCACGTTCTCCAATCCCGAATCCGGTTCAGTGGTGCGGTCATCGAGCATCGGGTAAATGAGGATCTGTTTCGCCAGCTGCACTCCTCGGTCGCGCGC
Proteins encoded:
- the thiC gene encoding phosphomethylpyrimidine synthase ThiC; amino-acid sequence: MGTAVSAIASVTTGPIQGSIKKYTEGFGGIRVPARRIQLSNGDHLDVYDTSGPYTDTDVVIDVAAGLPRRRGPRSTEREGTQLDAARAGIITPEVQYCAIREDVSPEFIREEVAAGRAVIPANRRHPELEPMIIGKAFAVKINANIGNSAVTSSITEEVEKMVWAIRWGADTIMDLSTGKNIHETREWILRNSPVPVGTVPIYQALEKVNGDPTALTWELYRDTVIEQCEQGVDYMTVHAGVLLRYIPLTVKRVTGIVSRGGSIMAAWCLAHHRESFLYTHFEELCEILHRYDVTFSLGDGLRPGSIADANDEAQFAELRTLGELTKIAKSHGVQVMIEGPGHVPMHKIVENVRLEEELCEEAPFYTLGPLSTDIAPAYDHITSAIGAAMIAQAGTAMLCYVTPKEHLGLPNRDDVKTGVITYKIAAHAADLAKQHPRAQERDDALSKARFEFRWHDQFALSLDPDTAREFHDETLPAEPAKTAHFCSMCGPKFCSMRISADVREYAAKHGLDSAEAIEAGMVEKSSEFAEGGSRVYLPVESRSISAIRTDQLDDSTI
- the mqo gene encoding malate dehydrogenase (quinone) codes for the protein MNHSESVSGGTGIGDEVVDLVLVGGGIMSATLGALLARLQPDWSIVMLERLDELAGESSSPWNNAGTGHAGLCELNYMPDPGDSTKAETIGRQFHLSRQFWAALVEDGDLPACASFINPTPHMDVVFGDRDVEYLRNRFVTLRRSPLFSAMEHTEDPDLVRQWAPLLMDGRTDAGSIAATRYEGGTDIDFGALTRALTDVMVDRGAQIRLRHEVIGLSRGGTGQWTVTGRDHSCGDRFRIKSRFVFVGAGGYALKLLQKAKIPEVRGYAVFPLGAQFLRTDNPDVVAQHSAKVYSQASVGAPPMSVPHLDKRVVAGIESLMFGPYATFSTRLLRRGRLVDLFTTIRLRNIAPLLAVGIQNLPLLRYLIGELLASRKRKFAQLRHFYPGADPADWELVQAGQRAQLIKPHPRKIGVLTFGTELVVGADGTIAGLLGASPGASIAPSVMVDLLTRCFPAYRERWESTLRILMPGLETQVDADQDAVDVNLDRTGRILGVA
- a CDS encoding LysR family transcriptional regulator; this translates as MDRFLSDEAAATVPLLAAFDTAAREGHITRAADLLGVPQSSLSRRLKALEQTLGVSLFQQVGRGVALTAAGRELHERTGDLVWALDDAVNAVRSNADPDSGLVRFGFPLTLGPVSIPSMLAEFHQEAPRIRLHLVQAHGEALAGMVRDGRLDLAVMIPPPDDLPVTVLGRQRLLLHVARTHPLAGRAEVDLAELTEEQFIANPPSYHLRKSLDSCCTTEGFTPNVAFEISEFETIRVLVGHGLGIAVLPSAETPHPDLVTIPMPRVGDRTIGLATGNHQSTAAVARLHDHIAHHTHKFITNAAMPAT